One genomic window of Patescibacteria group bacterium includes the following:
- the gnd gene encoding decarboxylating 6-phosphogluconate dehydrogenase: MKKIKIGYVGLGKMGLNMVLRMQEKGYSVVAYNRSEAPRIEAKKAGIPVAQSLQELVSKLSKPRTVWLMVSNSAVDEVLTEVSKYLERGDTVIDGGNSFYKDSIRRAGELKKKGIEFLDAGVSGGPKGAREGACIMVGGKREVYEKYEKLFKDLVSPKALGLMGKAGAGHFVKMVHNGIEYGMMQAIAEGFAIMKKSDFKLDLEQVADLYNHKSVVESRLIGWLASGFKKYGTDLGEISSTVGHLGEGEWTVQAGKELGIPTPVIEASFQFRVASAKNPSYTGKVLSTLRNQFGGHGAGKN; encoded by the coding sequence ATGAAAAAAATAAAAATTGGATACGTTGGTTTGGGGAAAATGGGATTAAACATGGTTTTGCGAATGCAGGAGAAGGGCTACAGCGTTGTGGCGTATAACCGAAGTGAGGCACCCAGAATTGAAGCAAAAAAAGCGGGAATTCCTGTCGCTCAGTCATTGCAAGAGTTAGTCTCGAAACTTTCAAAACCACGGACGGTGTGGCTTATGGTTTCCAATTCGGCTGTTGATGAAGTGCTCACTGAAGTTTCAAAATATTTGGAACGAGGTGATACGGTAATTGATGGCGGTAACTCCTTTTACAAAGATTCGATTCGACGAGCGGGTGAACTTAAGAAAAAGGGAATTGAATTTCTTGACGCAGGAGTTTCAGGAGGACCTAAGGGCGCGCGAGAAGGAGCCTGCATTATGGTTGGCGGAAAAAGAGAAGTGTACGAAAAATACGAAAAGCTTTTCAAGGATTTAGTTTCGCCTAAGGCTTTGGGACTTATGGGCAAAGCTGGCGCGGGGCATTTTGTAAAAATGGTTCACAATGGCATTGAGTACGGCATGATGCAGGCCATCGCTGAAGGGTTTGCCATTATGAAAAAATCTGATTTTAAATTGGATTTGGAACAGGTAGCGGATTTGTATAATCATAAAAGTGTGGTTGAATCGAGACTTATCGGCTGGTTGGCGAGCGGTTTTAAGAAATACGGAACTGATCTCGGAGAGATCTCTAGTACCGTGGGACACCTGGGAGAAGGCGAGTGGACGGTTCAAGCTGGCAAGGAACTCGGTATTCCGACACCAGTGATTGAGGCCTCATTTCAATTTCGTGTAGCATCTGCAAAAAACCCAAGTTACACTGGCAAGGTGCTTTCGACTTTACGAAATCAATTCGGGGGACACGGCGCAGGCAAAAACTAG
- a CDS encoding PEP-utilizing enzyme — MPPEKIKENVLKYNWEHWIDRDQGAFFCSLEKGGDSRFFMQKVGVDTELPASVFQNGAWYASEEVWEIFSKELHQWLDNSGDIFQVVKSCEEYLQQHKKTINQLISSKISPKDKLIKMYDIFTQMFSYIWLAHGFEQVFVKKMRLEVPRYISGDIEKIIGDISFPIKKNAHYYFEQALRSEMPLEKVHEKFAWIKARGGFADGFTTKELTLERKRLEKFEPVAQFAYPVVPPELKELVSISQELVYFRTLRTDVLYELMWQARPVLTEIAEHFGLTFAELRDYSALDLMEGKIQKYEYGNFSVASFGEEFAIFHQPIILEKKQVAVTELKGAVAFKGLVQGKVKVVMVAHNIGKVNEGDILVAPTTAPSYIMGMQKAAAFVTDEGGITSHTAIIAREMKKPCIIGTKIATKVLKDEDLVEVDANAGVVKLLKKA; from the coding sequence ATGCCCCCCGAAAAAATTAAAGAAAATGTTTTGAAATATAACTGGGAACACTGGATAGACAGGGATCAAGGTGCCTTTTTTTGTTCTCTTGAAAAAGGCGGTGATAGTAGGTTTTTCATGCAAAAAGTCGGTGTAGATACTGAGTTGCCCGCATCAGTTTTTCAAAATGGAGCTTGGTATGCGAGTGAAGAAGTATGGGAAATTTTTAGTAAGGAGTTGCATCAGTGGCTAGACAACAGTGGTGATATTTTTCAGGTGGTAAAAAGCTGTGAAGAATATTTGCAACAGCACAAAAAAACCATTAACCAACTCATTTCGTCAAAGATTTCTCCGAAGGATAAGTTGATAAAAATGTATGATATTTTTACGCAGATGTTTAGTTATATATGGCTTGCGCATGGTTTTGAGCAGGTATTTGTGAAAAAAATGCGTCTTGAAGTTCCAAGATACATCTCCGGCGATATTGAAAAGATTATTGGCGACATTAGCTTTCCGATAAAGAAAAATGCCCATTATTATTTTGAGCAGGCTCTTCGGAGTGAGATGCCGCTTGAAAAAGTTCATGAAAAATTTGCTTGGATAAAAGCTCGAGGTGGGTTTGCAGATGGTTTTACCACCAAAGAACTGACACTCGAAAGAAAAAGATTGGAAAAATTTGAACCTGTGGCTCAATTTGCTTATCCTGTGGTGCCGCCAGAATTAAAAGAACTTGTTTCGATATCCCAAGAGTTGGTTTATTTTAGAACTTTGCGCACTGATGTTTTGTATGAATTGATGTGGCAAGCCCGACCTGTTCTCACTGAAATCGCTGAGCACTTTGGTTTAACATTTGCCGAGTTGCGTGACTACAGCGCACTCGATCTTATGGAAGGTAAAATTCAAAAGTATGAATACGGCAATTTTTCAGTTGCTTCATTTGGAGAAGAGTTCGCGATATTTCACCAGCCCATTATCCTAGAGAAAAAACAGGTTGCTGTAACAGAGCTAAAAGGCGCTGTTGCTTTTAAGGGTCTTGTGCAAGGAAAGGTGAAGGTGGTTATGGTGGCACATAATATTGGTAAGGTTAATGAGGGTGATATTTTGGTTGCTCCAACCACAGCTCCTTCATACATCATGGGTATGCAAAAAGCGGCCGCTTTTGTGACAGATGAGGGTGGAATTACTTCGCATACGGCCATTATCGCTCGTGAAATGAAGAAGCCTTGTATAATTGGCACTAAGATTGCCACTAAAGTCTTGAAAGACGAGGATTTAGTTGAGGTTGACGCGAACGCTGGTGTGGTGAAATTACTCAAAAAGGCATAA
- a CDS encoding cyclase family protein, translating to MKIFDISVPLNEKTVIYPGNVPLEISMHHEMPAHTTHLSKIVMGSHTGTHVDAPSHAVAGASSLDQIPLGVFVGPCKVIDCTQSVGSVKTADLGKHSIVKGDRILIKTKNSARGFEKFYDDYVYLDGDAAEYLSHLEITLFGIDYFSVKQRGSKDQRPHTALLSHNIPIIEGIDLCQVPAGNYTLVCLPLKFTGIEGGPARVILVDNL from the coding sequence ATGAAAATTTTCGACATCTCGGTACCACTCAACGAAAAAACCGTTATCTATCCGGGTAACGTACCGCTCGAGATTTCTATGCATCACGAAATGCCGGCACACACGACGCATCTTTCGAAGATTGTTATGGGCTCACACACCGGAACGCATGTGGATGCGCCGAGTCACGCAGTGGCGGGTGCTTCATCACTCGATCAGATCCCACTCGGGGTTTTTGTTGGTCCATGCAAGGTGATTGATTGCACTCAGAGTGTAGGTTCGGTAAAGACTGCTGACCTAGGTAAGCATTCTATTGTTAAAGGAGATCGAATTTTGATTAAAACCAAAAATTCCGCGCGAGGTTTTGAAAAATTTTACGATGATTACGTCTATCTCGATGGTGACGCCGCAGAATATCTTTCTCATTTAGAAATCACACTTTTTGGTATCGATTATTTTTCAGTTAAGCAACGAGGAAGTAAAGATCAACGTCCGCACACGGCATTACTTTCTCACAATATTCCCATTATCGAAGGAATCGATCTCTGCCAAGTGCCCGCTGGCAATTACACACTTGTTTGTCTGCCGCTTAAATTTACCGGGATTGAGGGTGGTCCAGCGAGAGTGATTCTCGTAGATAATTTGTAA